The sequence CCGGCACCGGACCGGCGTCGTCCTCCCGCGCCAGCGCGACCGTCGCCGCGCCCACCGTGCTGATCACCAATGCCGCCGCGACAACCACTCGTCGTCGGATCCGCACGCCGCAACCTCCCCGTGTTTTCGGCTGTGCCCGACCGGCCGGACGTCGCCCTGGGGCGATCGCCGGGCCGATCAACGCACGGCAGTCTAGCCGGGCGACCCGTCCACGGGGTGCCGGTCTCGGGGCAGCGCCCGCGCCGGTGGCCGTGCGAGCATCAGCCACCACGCGGGGAGAGCGGCCAGGATCGCGGGGTCCTGTACACCGGAAGGCGGTCCATGGACGAGGTGGGTGTACGCCGGGCGTGGTGGGACTGGCCCGCGCTGGTGGAGGCGTTGGCGGCATTCGCCGTCGGCATGGCGTTCATGGTCCCGGCTTGGCAGTTCCCGGGAACGGCCGGCTACGGCGACCTGTTCCAGAGTTCGCTGATCCCGCTGGCCGCGCTCGCGTGCGCGCTGCTGGTGGTCGGGGTGTCGACGACCGCGCTGCTGCCGCGCCTGCCGGCGTGGCCGTTGGTCGTGGGTGCCCTGCTGGTCGCCCTGGCCGCCGACGGGATCGCCGACGGTGCGGAGTTGGTGCTCACCGACCACCGCCCCGTGGCGCGGATCGTCGCGGTGCTCGCCGGTCTGGAGGTGGGGCTGGCGCTGGGCGGCGTCCTGCTGGCCGTCGCGCAGGCCCCCCGGTCGGTCCGGTGGCTGATCAGCGGCGGGCTGGCCGCCGGTCTGGTGCTGCAACCGGTGAGCGTGGCGACGGTCCATGCTCTGGTGCGCGGCCGGGAGTCGGTGTCCCCGGTGACGGCGCAGCTCGGGTTCGCCGCGCTCGCGGCGGTCTGCGCAGCCCTCGTCGCGTACCGGCGGGGTCGGTACGCGCCGCTGCCCACGTCGGGCCGACCGGCGGTCGCCCCGGTGGTCGTGGTGGGCGCGGCGGGCGCGCTCGTCGGGGCCGGCCTGGCCGTCCGGTCCGCGCTGTCGGGCGGCTCCCCGCTCCCGAACAGCCTGTCCGGCCACGACCGCCAGCAGGCGCTGGCGGGGTTCGGCCAGTGGTCCCTGGTGCTGCTGGTGGTGGCCGTCGGCGTGCTGCTTCTCGGCCACGCGTACCGGGTCGGTGGGGTGGTCGCGGCCCGCTGGGTGCTGCTCTGCCTCGGCGCCGGCCCGGTAGCCCTCCTCGCGGCGCAGACGACCAGTGCGGCGCGGGCCGAAACCGGGTATCCGCTGGTCCTCGCGGCGGTCGCCGCCGTCACCGCGGGCGCCGCGTTCGGCCGGTACGCCCCCGCCCGGGCCGTGCCGTGGGACGCCCTCGGCCTGCTGGTGGCCGCGGTCGCCGGGTTCCTGTCCACCCCGGCGGTCCGCACCGAGTTGCCGTCCCTGCGACTGCTGACCGTCGCCGGTCTTGGCCTCGCTCTCTCGTTCGGGCTGAGCCAGGCCGCCTGGGGGCTGCCCGGGCCGGACAGCGACCGTACGCTGGTGCTCCGGATCCTGGTCACCGGCCCGGCCGCGCTCGTGCTCTCCGCGCTCGCGCTGGCACCGGTGGTCATCCGGTCGCTCTCCGGCGTTCCCGAGGATGAGTCGCTGCTCACGGTTCCGGGTCACGCGGCGGCGGTCGCCGTGCTCCTGGTGCTGCTCCTCGGCATCAGCCGGGCGGTGGAGCGGTTCGGCCGCGACCCGGGCGTCGAGCCGGGCACCGGCACGGCGTCGCCCGCGCCGGTCTCCCCGGGCGGCGCCGGCGGACCAACCCGCTAGACCAGCGAGTCGCGCCACTGCCGGTGCAGGGCGGCGTACCGGCCACCGGCGGCGGCGAGCCGCGCGGGCGGTCCGTCCTCCACCACCCGACCGCCGTCGAGGACCAGCACCCGGTCGGCGGTCTCGACCGTGGAGAGCCGGTGCGCGATCACCAGCGCGGTGCGGTCGCGCAGCACGGTGGCGAGTGCCCGCTGCACCAGCCGCTCGGTCGGCACGTCCAGCGACGAGGTCGCCTCGTCGAGGATCAGCACCCGCGGGTCGGCCAGGAACGCCCGGGCGAACGCGACGAGCTGCCGCTGCCCGGCGGAGAGCCGGCCGCCGCGTCGGTGCACCTCGGTGGCGTACCCGTCGGGAAGCGCGGCGATGAAGTCGTGCGCGCCGATCGCCCGCGCGGCGGCCTGCACCGCCGCGTCGTCGGCGCCGGGGCGGCCGAACCGGATGTTCTCCGCCACCGTGCCGCTGAACAGGTGGTTCTCCTGGGTCACCAGCACCACCGCGCGGCGCAGCTCCGGGTCGGCCAGGTCGCGCAGGTCGATCCCGTCCAGCTCGACGGCGCCGCTGTCCGGGTCGTGGAAGCGGGCCAGCAGCTTGGCGACGGTGGACTTGCCCGCCCCGGTCGGCCCGATCAGCGCGACCGTCTGCCCGGCCGGCACCCGCAGGTCCAGCCCGAGCAGGATCGGCGTGCCCGGCCGGTAGCCGAAGGAGACCGACCGGAACGCCACGGCCCCGCGTCCCGGCCCGGTGGGCAGCGGCACCGGCTGCGCCGGTTCGGGTACGCCGGGCCGCTCGTCGAGCACCCCGGCCAGCTTCTCCAGCGCCGCCGTCGCCGACTGCAACGAGTTGTAGAACTGGCTCAGCTCCTGCATCGGCTCGAAGAAGCGGCGCAGGTAGAGCAGGAAGGCGGCGAGCACCCCCACCTCCGTCGCGCCGTCGAGCACCCGCCAGCCGCCGTACCCGAGCACCACCGCCACGGTGACGTTGCCGATCACCTTGATCCCCGGCGAGTACGTGGCGATCAGGCGGAACGCCCGCAGGTTGGCCCGCCGGTACCCGTCGTTGACCGCCCCGAAGATCTGCTGGTTGCGCGGTTCCCGGCGGTACGCCTGCACGGCGCGGATGCCCCGCAGCGACTCCACGAAGTGCACGATGACCAGCGCCACCGCCTCCCGGCTGCGCCGGTACGCGTCGGCCGACGCGCGGGCGAACCAGCGGGACAGCAGGTAGAGGAACGGGAAGGCGAGCAGGGTGACCGCGGCCAGCGGCAGGTCCAGCCAGAGCAGGATGGCGGCCACGGAGAGCACCGACAGCGCGGCGGTCACCAGGCTGTCGATGCCGCCGTCGACCAGCTCGGCGATGGATTCCAGGTCGCTGGTCAGCCGGGACACCACCCGGCCGGAGGTGTAGCGCTCGTGGAAGCCCACGGAGAGGCCCAGGAAGTGCCCGTACACCCGCCGGCGCAGCTCCAGCAGGACGGCCTGGCCGATCCGCGCGGAGAGGGTGAGGAAGCCGCGCCGGGCCGCGTACTCGGTCACGGCCGCGACCACGAAGGCGCCGGCGACGGCGGCCAGTGGGCGCGCGTCGCCGGCCCGCAGCGGCGCGATGGCCCGGTCGATGCCGAGCATGACCAGGTACGGCCCGGACATGGCGGCCGCGTTCTGCGCCAGCAGCAGGCCCACGGCCAGGCCCAGCCGGCCCCGGTGCGGGCGCAGCAGCTCGCCCAGCAGCACCCGGCTGCGGGCGCGCAGCCGGGCCACCGCTTCGGGTGCGGTGTCCTCGGCGCGGCTGCGGTCGGTGTCCGGGTCGGTGGCCAGCCCCCGCCAGCGGGACAGATCCGGTGGCTCGGTCCGCTGCCGGGGCAGCCGGGGTGTCACGAGCGCACCAGGCCGTCCGTGGAGTTCGGCTCGGCGGAGAGCACCGCCCGGTACGCGGGCACGGTGGCGAGCAGCTCGGAGTGCCGCCCCACCGCGGCGATCCGGCCCCCGTCGAGCAGCGCCACCCGGTCGGCCAGCGCGACGGTCGACGGTCGGTGCACCACCAGCAGCGCGGTGGTGTCCCGCAGCACCCGTCTCAGCGCCGCCTCGACCAGCGCCTCGGTGTGCACGTCCAGGGCGGAGAGCGGGTCGTCCAGCACGAGCAGCGCGGGCCGGCCGAGCACCGCCCGGGCCAGCGCGAGCCGTTGCCGCTGCCCGCCGGAGAGCGACAGCCCCTGCTCGCCGACCCGGGTCGCCAGCCCCCACGGCAGGTCGTACGCGAAGTCGGCCTGGGCCAGCGCCAGCGCGGCCCGCACCTCCTCCTCGTCGGCGTCCGGGCGGCCCAGGGTGAGGTTCTCCCACACCGACATGGAGAACAGCGTCGGCTCCTCGAAGGCCACCCCGACCAGCCGGCGCAGCGAGGCCAGCCGCAGGTCGCGCAGGTCGTGCCCGTCCAGGGTGATCCGCCCGCCGGTCACCTCGTGCAGCCGGGGCACCAGGGAGAGCAGGGTGCTCTTGCCGCTCCCGGTCGCGCCCACCAGCGCCAGCGTCTCGCCCGGCTCCACGGTCAGCTCGATCTCCCGCAGCACCGGCTCGGGGGCGCCGGGATAGCGGAACGAGACGGCCTCGAAGCGCAGCCGGCCCCGCACCGCCGCCGGGGCGAGCGTGACCGCGTGCGGGGCGTCCACGATGGACGGCGGGGTGTCCAGCACCTCCTGGATCCGGTCGGCCGCGGTCGCCGCCTCCTGGGCGTTCGCGATGATCCAGCCCAGCGACTGCACCGGCCAGATCAGCATCAGTTGCAGGCTGACGAAGGCGACCAGCTCGCCGATGGTGAGGGTGCCCCGGGCGGCGAGCGCCGCACCGCAGACCAGCACCACGCCGAGGGTCAGGTTGGGCACCAGGTCGAGCAGCGCGGAGGTACGGGCCAGCAGCCGGGCCTTGTCGACGCCGGTGTCGTGCAGCGCGCGGGCCCGCTCGCCGAACCGGGCGGCCAGTTCGGGCCCCCGCCCGTATGCCTTCATGGTGCGCAGGCCCTGCGCGGTCTCCTCGACCAGGGTGGCCACGTCGCCCTGCTGGTCCTGCATCCGGCGGGACGCGGCGTGGTAGTGCCGGGCGAACCGCCGACTGATCAGGAACAGCGGCACCGCGCTGGCCGCCACCAGCAGCCCCAGCGGGCCGTGCAGCCGGATCAGCAGGGCCACCACCGCGAGGTAGGTGATCAGGTTGAGTACCAGGAAGAGCAGGCCGAAGGAGAGGAACCGGCGGATCACCGACAGGTCGCTGGTGACCCGGGAGAGCAGCTGGCCGGACTGCCACCGGTCGTGGAAGCCGGCCGGGAGCCGTTGCAGATGGGCGTAGATGTCGGCGCGGATGGCCGACTCCATGCCCACCGAGGAGGAGGACTGGGCCCACCGCCGGATGAAGATCAGCAGCGCCTCGGCGAGCCCGAGCAGCAGGGCCAGGCCGCTGAGGCGGAGCAGCCCGTCCGCGTCGTGTCGGGCGATCGGGCCGTCGACCACCCGCTGCACCACCAGCGGCACCGCCAGGCCGGCCGCGGTGGCGGCCAGCGCCGCGAGCAGCAGCAGGCACCACTCCACCGCGTACGGGCGCAGGTAGGGGCCCAGTCGCCGGAGGTTGTGCAGCGGGCGCGGCCGGGCGTCCACCCGGTGGGTCGGGTCGCCGTCGCGCTGCGCGGGCACTACCCGACGGTAGCGTCAGATGACGGCCGCGCCGGTGTCAGCTTGCCGTCAGCCGCCGTTCGTGACCGAGCAGCCATTCCTTGACGTCCAGTCCCCAGCGGTAGCCGCCGAGCGTCCCGTCGGTGCGCAGCACCCGGTGGCAGGGGACGAAGAGGGCGGCGGCGTTGCGGGCGCAGGCGGCGGCCGCCGCCCGTACGGCGGCCGGCCGGCCGGCCAGCCCGGCGAACCCGGTGTACGTCACCGGTTCGCCCGGCTTCACCTCGCGCAGCACCTCCCAAGCGTAGGTCATGAACGCTCCGCCGCTGTGCTGCCGCACCGGCACCCCGTCGATGGCGGTCAGGTCACCGTCCAGGTAGGACCGGACGGCGACGGTGACGGGGCCGAGGTCGGTGCGGTGCCGCAGCGCCCCGCGCAGGCTCGGATGCACCAGCGGGAGCAGGTTCTCCGGGGCCGGGGTGAAGCCGGCCGCCCGAACGGCCCCGTCCGGGCCGGCCAGGATGCTCAGCGGGCCGACGGGGGTGTCGATGACGGTGCTGTCGATGCTCATGCTGCTCTCCAGAGTCGGATCACCGCGTACGAGCGCCAGGGGCGCCAGCGTTCGGCGTGGGTGTCGAGGGTCTTCGGGTCGGTGGGCAGGCCGAGGGCGGCGGCGCCCCGGCGTACGGCCAGGTCGGTGGGGAGCAGGACGTCCGGGTCGCCGAGGGCGCGCATGGCCACGTAGCCGGCGGTCCAGGATCCGATCCCGGGCACGGCGGTCAGTCGCCGGAACACCTCTTCCCGGTCTCCGCCCGGGTCGAGGTCGATCTCGCCGGAGGCGACGGCCCGGGCCAGCGCCCGCACCGTCTCCCGCCGCCCGGCCGGCATCCCGAACGCCGAGTCCGGCAACTCCGCCACCTCCGCCGCCCGGAGGAATCCCCGCAGCCCCGGTCGATCATGAGGTTGACCGGGGTTCTGGAGGTTCACCTCGCCGTCAACCTCATGATCGACGGGTGGCTGCGGGATGGGGGCGGCGGTGAGGAGGCGGGTGAGGGTGGTGCGGGCGGAGCGGACGGAGACCTGCTGGCCGACCACGGCACGCAGGGCCGCCTCGAAGCCGTCCACCGCGCGGGGCAGGCGGATGCCGGGCTCGGCCGCGACCGCGGCGGCCAGGGCCGGGTCGGCGGCGAGGGTCTCGTCGATGGCCTGCGGGTCCGCGTCGAGGTCGAGCAGCCGGCGGCAGCGGGCCACCGCGGGGGCCAGGTCGCGCATGTCGGCCAGGCGCAGGGTCGCCGAGACGTGGCCGGCCGCCGGGGTCAGCGCCACCTCCGCCGCGCCGTGCGGCAGTCGCAACCCCCGGTGGTACGTCCCGTCGCGTACCTCCTCCACGCCGGGCAGCGCGCGGAGCGCGAGGAAGTCCAGCAGCGCGGCGGCGTGCAGCGGTGGCCGGTACGCCAGCCGCAGCGTGATCGTCCCCGCGCCGCCCGCCACCGACCGGCCGCCCCGCGCCACCCGCAGCTCCGACGGGGCGGTGCCGAAGACCTCGCGGACCGTGTCGTTGAACTGCCGGACGCTGCCGAACCCGGCCGCGAAGGCGATCTCGGCCATGCCCAGCCCGGTCGTCTCGATCAGGGTGCGGGCGGTCTGCGCCCGCTGGGCCCGGGCCAGCGCCAGCGGGCCGGCCCCCAGTTCGGCGCGGAGCATCCGGTGCAGGTGCCGCTCGGTGTAGCCGAGCCGGGTGGCCAGCCCCGGTACGCCGTCCCGGTCGACCACCCCGTCGGCGATCAGCCGGACGGCCCGGCCCACCACGTCGGCCCGGACGTCCCACTGCGGCGAGCCGGGCGCCGCGTCCGGGCGGCAGCGGCGGCAGGCGCGCAGCCCGGCGCCCTGCGCGGCGGCGGCCGACGGGAAGAACCGGACGTTCTGCCGCTTCGGCGTCATCGCCGGGCAGGACGGCCGGCAGTAGATCCCGGTCGACGTCACGCCGGTGTAGAACCAGCCGTCGAAGCGCTGGTCACGGCTGTCCACGGCCCGGTAGCACCGCTCGAAGTCCAACTCCATGCCACCGATGATGCCCCGCTCGGCAGCCCGCCGGCTGGCGGGAATCGGACCCGGGCGTCAGTGGCGTCGCCGGCCCTTCCGGTCGGCGAGCAGGGCCGGCCGGAACACGCCGTCCGGGTCGTACCGCCGCCACAGCCGCGCCACCCGGGCTCCGGTCTCGCCGGGGTAGATCCGGGCGAACGCGGCCGGATCCGGCCGGCTCTCGAAGTTCACGTACGCGCCGTCGGCCCGTGCGGCGATGCCCTTCCAGGCGGTGTCCAGCGCCGCTCCGCCGTGCGGCGGAAACACCGAGGCGGTGACCAGGGTGTCCTGGTGCCGGTGCGGGTAGGCGGTCGCGCCGGGATCGACGTCGTTGACCGCCCCGCCCACCGAGCGCAGCTGGATCAGTGCGCGCGCCGGCCCGGCGGCCGCCCGCATGATGGCCCGGGCCGCGGCGTCGTCCATGCCGGTGAGCAGGCCGTTGGTGGTGGTGCTCCGCTGGTGCCCGACGTTCGGGTGCAGGTGCCCGGTCGGCACCAGGGCGGAGTAGGGCACCAGGTCGGTCCGGTATTCGAGCACCTTCCCGATCTCCAGCAACGGCTGCACGGCGGGCCGGACCCGCCGCAGGCTCTCGGCGGTGACCACGGCCGTGATGGACAACACGGCCGACGGCCCGTGCGGGAACAGGACCGCAGCCGTGGACAGCTCGCGCGGCGCCTGCGCCAGGTAGCCCGCCCACTCCCGCAGGGTGCGGCCGTCCCGCTCCGCCTCGATGACGATCTGCGCCACCCCGACGTTGCGGACCTCGGTGGCCTCGATCTCGAACGCCACCACCACTCCGCCTCCCGCGCCGGCGCCGCGCAGCACCCAGAACAGTTCCGGCTCGTGCTCCGCGTCCGCGCGCACGAAGGTCCCGTCCGCCAGCACCACCTCGACCGCCCGGACATGGTCGATGGTCAGGCCGTACGAGCGGACCAGCCAGCCGACGCCACCGCCGATGGCCAGGCCGCCCACGCCGACGTTGCCGTGGTCGCCGGAGCTGATCACCAGCCCGTACGGGGCCAGCGCCGCCGCGACCGACGCCCAACGGGCACCGGCCTGCACCCGGACCAGCCCGGACCGCTCGTCGAGCACCTCCACCCGGTCGAGCGCGGACAGGTCGATGACCAGGCCGCCATCGTTGGAGGAGGCACCGGAGAGGCCGTGCCCGCCGCTGCGGACGGCGAGCGGCAACCCCTGCTCCCGCGCGTACCGGATGGCGTCGACCACCTGTGCCGTGGTCTCCGGCAGCAGGACCCCGGCGGGGGAGTTCGCCGTGGTGTACGTCGAGCGCAGCAGCCCGTACCGGCGGTCACCGGGCGTGACGATCCGCCCGGTGAGGGACTCGGGGACGCGGGCCAGGGCGGCGGTCATCGCTGCCCCCGAAACTCGCGCACCTGCTCGCGGACCGCCGGGACCACCCGTTCGGTGAACGCCCGCAGTTGTGAGCGGGGCGAGGCGGTCGGCCAGAAGATGAACGTGTCGAAGCCGAGGTCGACCGCCCACCGGGTGAGAGTGTCCACCCAGAGTTGCGCGTCTCCGACCAGCCCGGTGCCGCCGGGCCCGCCCGACCCGCCGATCGTGCCGATGACGTTGTAGATCCGCCGGACCACCGCGGGATCCCGCCCCGCCGCGCGGGCCGCCTCGTCGATGATCTGCTGGCGGGACGGCACCTCCTCCGGCGGGACGTAGATGTTCAGCGGGGAGATCCAGCCGTCGCTGTGCCGGCCGGCCACGGTGAGCATCCGGGGCCGTTGGCCGCCCAGCCAGAGCGGCACCGGCGCGGGCGGTACGGGTCCGCCGCGGTAACCCTCGACCGCGAGGTGGGCGCCGGCGAAGCGCACCACGTCCCCGGCCAGCGCCCGACGCATGATCTGCAACGCCTCGGTCGTGTACGCGACGGTGTCCCCGCCGGTGCGCCGTGTGCCACCCATGGCGGCCACCGCGTCCGCGCTCGCGCCGCCGCCGACGCCGAGCACGATCCGGCCGCCGGTGAGCACGCCGAGTGACGCGCCGGCCTTGGCCAGCATGGTCGGCGGACGCAGTTGCAGGTCGGCGACGTCGGTGAGGAAGTTGATCCGGCTGGTCCGGGCGGCCAGGTGACTGATCATCGTCCAGGTGTCAAGGTGGCCGGGCTGGTAGGGATGGTCCTGGACGGCGAGGTAATCCAAACCGCCGTCGTCCGCGGCCTGAGCCAGTTGTCGCGTCGCGTCCAGTTCGTGGGCGGACGGATCGAGGCTTAGCCCGAAAGTGATCGGGTGTCCGTAGTCGGTCATGACTCAAGGGTGGGAGGCTGCCACAGCCTCGGCAAACCTGAGGTTAGCTACTAGTATTTGGTAAGTGACTAGCGATCAGACCGCCGCCTTCCGGCGTTACCAGGGGATCGACGACACGGGCTGCCGCACCTTCCAGGACGCGCTGGAACTGGTCGGCCGCCGGTGGACCGGGGCGATCCTGCTCGCCGGGATGCGCGGCGCGCGCCGGTTCGGGGAGTACCGGGCGGCAGTGACCGGGATCTCCGACCGCCTGCTGGCGCAGCGGCTCAAGGAGCTGGAGGGTGACCGGCTCATGGAGCGCACGGTGATCCCGACCTCGCCGGTCCAGATCCGCTACGCCCCCAGCCGGGACGGGCAGGAGCTGATGACGCTGCTCCAGCCCCTGATCGACTGGAGCCACCAGCGCCTCGGCGGCCCGGCGGCCGGCGACGCCGGCCGGGCCGGGGGGGAGGGCCGCCCGGCCTGACCGGATCCGAATCGCCGGGCAGGACGGCCGGCAGTAGATCCCGGTCGACGTCACGCCGGTGTAGAACCAGCCGTCGAAGCGCTGGTCACGGCTGTCCACGGCCCGGTAGCACCGTTCGAGGTCCAACTCCACGACACCGATGATGCCCGCTGGTCAGGCCGGTGGCTCGCGGGAATCGGACCTGAGTGTGTGACGCCCGACGCCCCGCCCTCCCGGTCCGCTCCCACCGATCCGGGCGTCGCAGCTCAGGGCAGCGATCCGTTGCGGGACAAGGGATCGGACGCGAGAAATTGTCGGTAGTGGTCGGTACGGTCCCGCCACCAACTCAAGAAGGGTGCGGGGGCGATGGCGAGCGTGGCCGGGCGGGGTGTCCGCTGATGCGGTCGGGGCGGGCACGGCTCGATCGCACGGTGGTGCAGGGCTTCTACGACCGGATGCGGGCGGTGGCGCCGGCGGCGTACGGGGCGATCGAGCGGGACCGGGTCGGTGAGCCGGGGCGCCCCTTCGGGGAGACGGCGTGTGGCCGGCTCGCCGCGTCGCTGGATCCGGCCGGCGTGCGGGCGCTGGGCATGTGGGCGCACCACTGGTGCATGCGCTTCTACGACGACGACACCCGCCCGGGGCTGCGGCTGGTCCGCGAGATCGCCGGCCGGCGCGGGCTGGGCTGGACGGCCGACGAGGTGCGCTGGATGCTCGGCGAGTCGTACGCGGCCGGCCCGTCCGCCGCGCACCGGTTCACCCTGCCGCTGGCCGCCGCCGCCGAGCTGCCCGCCGGGGCGCTGCCGGAGGCCGACGCCCTCGGGGCGGACTGGCGCCTGGCCGGCTGAGCCGCCCCGCCGGGGCGACCGACGGGTCCGGACGCCGCACCGCCGGGGCGGGCGGGCAGTTGCGCCACCACCATCGCCGCCACCGCCAGCGCGAAGCCGGTGAGCTGGGTCGGGCTCAGCGCCTGGTCCAGCACGATCCAGCCCAGCGCCGCGGCGGTCAGCGGGCTCAGCGCGCCGAGCACCGAGACCTGCGTCAACGGCAGCCGCGCCGCGCCCCGGAACCACAGCACGTACGCCAGCGCGGTGCCGACCAGCCCGAGCCAGGCGTACCCGAGCAGGGCCGGGCCGTCCGGGGCCGGCGGCGCGCCCTCGACGGCGACGGCGACCGGCGTGACCAGCAGGCCGCCGGCGGTGAGCTGCCAGCTCGTCGCGGCGAGGGTGCTGATCCCGGCCGGGCGGCCCCAGCGGCGGGTGAGCACCAGCCCGGTGGCCATCGCGGCGGTGCCGGCCAGGCCGGCGGCCACGCCCAGCGGGTCGGTGCCGGCGTCCGGCCGGAGCACGACCAGCGCGACGCCCAGCGGGGCGGCCGCGGCGGCCAGCAGGGCGAGCCGGTGCGGCCGGTCCCGCAGCACCAGCACGGTGAGGCCGGCGACGAGCAGCGGCTGGGCCGCGCCGAGCACGGCGGCGGTGCCGCCGGGCAGCCGGTACGCCGCGAGGAAGAGCAGCGGGAAGAAGGCGCCGATGTTCAGCGCGCCGAGCAGGGCGGCCCGCCACCACCAGGAGCCGTGCGGCCGGCGTCGGGTCAGCGCGAGCAGCAGCAGCCCGGCGGGCAGCGCCCGCAGCGCGCCGGACCAGAGCGGCCGGTCCGGCGGCAGCAGCTCGGAGGTGACCAGGTAGGTGGTGCCCCAGACGGTGGGCGCGAGGGCGGTCAACGCGATGTCGGTGCGGCGACGGCTCATCGGGCACTCGATTCTCTTCGCAGTAAGTAGCTTAGTGCTAAGCTAATCACCCGTGAGCGAAGAGTGGAAGGGCGACGTGGGGCACAATCCGGGGGTGACCGACCGGGACGACGTCGACCTCATCGTCGAGCAGTGGCGGCGCGAGCGCGCCGGGATGCGGCCCGAGCCGATGGCGGTCTTCGGCCGGATCTACCGGCTGGCCCGGATCGTCGGCGACGCGCAGGAGCGGGTCTACGCCGACTGGGGCATCGGCCGTGGCGAGTTCGACGTGCTGGCCGCGCTGCGCCGCAGCGGCGAGCCGTACACGCTGGCACCGAAGGAGCTGGCCGCCGCGCTGATGCTCACCTCGGGCGGGATGACCGGCCGGCTCGACCGGCTGGAACGGGCCGGGCTGCTGCGCCGCGCGCCCGACCCCGCCGACCGGCGGGGCCTGCGGGTGACCCTGACCGACACCGGCCGCCGCGCGGTCGAGGAGGCCGCCGAGGCGGGCCTGACGGTGCAGCGACGAATCCTCGACGCGCTGCCTCCGGCGGACCAGACCCGCCTGGGGGATCTGCTGCGCGCGCTGCTCGCCGCCGCCGAAGCGGGCTGACCGGGCCGACGGCTCGGCCGGCGATGACGCAGGATGGGGGGCGTCACCCCGCCCGACGGAAGGATCATCCGTGTCCGCCAGCGAACCCACCATCGTCGCGACCAGCATGGGCTTCAGCAGCCGGGACCGTGGCCCCTGGGACGCGAAGCCCGGGCCGGTCTTCGACCTGATGGCCGAGCTGGCCGGGGCCGACGAGCCGAAGATCTGCTACCTCAACCAGGCGGTCGGCGACCAGCCCACCGCGTTCACCGTCTTCTACGGTGCCTTCGCCGGCACCCGGTTCCGCCCCTCGCACCTGGCGCTGTTCCCGATGCCGACCGTCGACGACATCCGGGCCCATCTGCTCGCCCAGGACATCATCTGGGTCGGT comes from Micromonospora purpureochromogenes and encodes:
- a CDS encoding FAD-binding oxidoreductase, with the protein product MTAALARVPESLTGRIVTPGDRRYGLLRSTYTTANSPAGVLLPETTAQVVDAIRYAREQGLPLAVRSGGHGLSGASSNDGGLVIDLSALDRVEVLDERSGLVRVQAGARWASVAAALAPYGLVISSGDHGNVGVGGLAIGGGVGWLVRSYGLTIDHVRAVEVVLADGTFVRADAEHEPELFWVLRGAGAGGGVVVAFEIEATEVRNVGVAQIVIEAERDGRTLREWAGYLAQAPRELSTAAVLFPHGPSAVLSITAVVTAESLRRVRPAVQPLLEIGKVLEYRTDLVPYSALVPTGHLHPNVGHQRSTTTNGLLTGMDDAAARAIMRAAAGPARALIQLRSVGGAVNDVDPGATAYPHRHQDTLVTASVFPPHGGAALDTAWKGIAARADGAYVNFESRPDPAAFARIYPGETGARVARLWRRYDPDGVFRPALLADRKGRRRH
- a CDS encoding ABC transporter ATP-binding protein, with amino-acid sequence MTPRLPRQRTEPPDLSRWRGLATDPDTDRSRAEDTAPEAVARLRARSRVLLGELLRPHRGRLGLAVGLLLAQNAAAMSGPYLVMLGIDRAIAPLRAGDARPLAAVAGAFVVAAVTEYAARRGFLTLSARIGQAVLLELRRRVYGHFLGLSVGFHERYTSGRVVSRLTSDLESIAELVDGGIDSLVTAALSVLSVAAILLWLDLPLAAVTLLAFPFLYLLSRWFARASADAYRRSREAVALVIVHFVESLRGIRAVQAYRREPRNQQIFGAVNDGYRRANLRAFRLIATYSPGIKVIGNVTVAVVLGYGGWRVLDGATEVGVLAAFLLYLRRFFEPMQELSQFYNSLQSATAALEKLAGVLDERPGVPEPAQPVPLPTGPGRGAVAFRSVSFGYRPGTPILLGLDLRVPAGQTVALIGPTGAGKSTVAKLLARFHDPDSGAVELDGIDLRDLADPELRRAVVLVTQENHLFSGTVAENIRFGRPGADDAAVQAAARAIGAHDFIAALPDGYATEVHRRGGRLSAGQRQLVAFARAFLADPRVLILDEATSSLDVPTERLVQRALATVLRDRTALVIAHRLSTVETADRVLVLDGGRVVEDGPPARLAAAGGRYAALHRQWRDSLV
- a CDS encoding ABC transporter ATP-binding protein produces the protein MPAQRDGDPTHRVDARPRPLHNLRRLGPYLRPYAVEWCLLLLAALAATAAGLAVPLVVQRVVDGPIARHDADGLLRLSGLALLLGLAEALLIFIRRWAQSSSSVGMESAIRADIYAHLQRLPAGFHDRWQSGQLLSRVTSDLSVIRRFLSFGLLFLVLNLITYLAVVALLIRLHGPLGLLVAASAVPLFLISRRFARHYHAASRRMQDQQGDVATLVEETAQGLRTMKAYGRGPELAARFGERARALHDTGVDKARLLARTSALLDLVPNLTLGVVLVCGAALAARGTLTIGELVAFVSLQLMLIWPVQSLGWIIANAQEAATAADRIQEVLDTPPSIVDAPHAVTLAPAAVRGRLRFEAVSFRYPGAPEPVLREIELTVEPGETLALVGATGSGKSTLLSLVPRLHEVTGGRITLDGHDLRDLRLASLRRLVGVAFEEPTLFSMSVWENLTLGRPDADEEEVRAALALAQADFAYDLPWGLATRVGEQGLSLSGGQRQRLALARAVLGRPALLVLDDPLSALDVHTEALVEAALRRVLRDTTALLVVHRPSTVALADRVALLDGGRIAAVGRHSELLATVPAYRAVLSAEPNSTDGLVRS
- a CDS encoding LLM class flavin-dependent oxidoreductase; translation: MTDYGHPITFGLSLDPSAHELDATRQLAQAADDGGLDYLAVQDHPYQPGHLDTWTMISHLAARTSRINFLTDVADLQLRPPTMLAKAGASLGVLTGGRIVLGVGGGASADAVAAMGGTRRTGGDTVAYTTEALQIMRRALAGDVVRFAGAHLAVEGYRGGPVPPAPVPLWLGGQRPRMLTVAGRHSDGWISPLNIYVPPEEVPSRQQIIDEAARAAGRDPAVVRRIYNVIGTIGGSGGPGGTGLVGDAQLWVDTLTRWAVDLGFDTFIFWPTASPRSQLRAFTERVVPAVREQVREFRGQR
- a CDS encoding methylated-DNA--[protein]-cysteine S-methyltransferase; amino-acid sequence: MSIDSTVIDTPVGPLSILAGPDGAVRAAGFTPAPENLLPLVHPSLRGALRHRTDLGPVTVAVRSYLDGDLTAIDGVPVRQHSGGAFMTYAWEVLREVKPGEPVTYTGFAGLAGRPAAVRAAAAACARNAAALFVPCHRVLRTDGTLGGYRWGLDVKEWLLGHERRLTAS
- a CDS encoding DNA-3-methyladenine glycosylase 2 family protein, whose amino-acid sequence is MELDFERCYRAVDSRDQRFDGWFYTGVTSTGIYCRPSCPAMTPKRQNVRFFPSAAAAQGAGLRACRRCRPDAAPGSPQWDVRADVVGRAVRLIADGVVDRDGVPGLATRLGYTERHLHRMLRAELGAGPLALARAQRAQTARTLIETTGLGMAEIAFAAGFGSVRQFNDTVREVFGTAPSELRVARGGRSVAGGAGTITLRLAYRPPLHAAALLDFLALRALPGVEEVRDGTYHRGLRLPHGAAEVALTPAAGHVSATLRLADMRDLAPAVARCRRLLDLDADPQAIDETLAADPALAAAVAAEPGIRLPRAVDGFEAALRAVVGQQVSVRSARTTLTRLLTAAPIPQPPVDHEVDGEVNLQNPGQPHDRPGLRGFLRAAEVAELPDSAFGMPAGRRETVRALARAVASGEIDLDPGGDREEVFRRLTAVPGIGSWTAGYVAMRALGDPDVLLPTDLAVRRGAAALGLPTDPKTLDTHAERWRPWRSYAVIRLWRAA